A genomic segment from Actinomyces lilanjuaniae encodes:
- the argS gene encoding arginine--tRNA ligase encodes MTPEELAAAVRTVLTQAVADGSLSLPEDEVPQPRVERPRSRDHGDWSTNVAMQLAKKARTTPRALAELLAGRLADVAGVARVEVAGPGFLNIRLDAASAGVLARTIVEAGSAYGRNETLASQHVNLEYVSANPTGPVHLGGARWAAVGDSLARVLAACGATVTREYYFNDHGAQIDRFAESLLACARGQEIPEDGYGGSYVGEIAAQVVRAEVAEGRPDPATLPDGEAAEVFRSRGVALMFESIKAELHAFRSDFDVFFHEDSLHTSGAVDRAIGRLRERGVIEDRDGATWLRTTDFGDDKDRVLIKSNGQPAYFAADVAYYLDKRARGADCCIFLLGADHHGYVGRMMAMCAAYGDEAGTNMQILIGQMVNLVRNGQPVRMSKRAGTIVTLEDLVEAVGVDAARYALARSSMDSMIDIDLDLLASSSSDNPVYYVQYAHARTRSVARNAAEHGVSREAGFDPAALGTRADADLLGVLAQYPATVVQAASLREQHRVARYLESLAAAYHAWYGATRVTPRGQDPVDSGHVARLWLNDAVTQVLANGLELLGVSAPERM; translated from the coding sequence GTGACCCCTGAAGAGCTCGCAGCAGCAGTCCGTACCGTCCTGACGCAGGCCGTCGCCGACGGCTCCCTGAGCCTGCCTGAGGACGAGGTCCCCCAGCCGCGCGTCGAGCGACCCCGCAGCCGGGACCACGGGGACTGGTCCACCAACGTGGCCATGCAGCTGGCCAAGAAGGCGAGGACCACTCCCCGCGCGCTGGCCGAGCTGCTGGCAGGCCGACTCGCTGACGTCGCGGGCGTGGCCCGCGTGGAGGTCGCGGGACCGGGGTTCCTCAATATTCGCCTGGACGCCGCCAGCGCCGGCGTCCTGGCTCGTACGATCGTGGAGGCCGGGTCCGCCTACGGCCGCAACGAGACCCTGGCAAGCCAGCACGTCAACCTGGAGTACGTCTCAGCCAACCCGACTGGCCCTGTCCATCTGGGCGGGGCACGCTGGGCCGCCGTCGGGGACTCCCTGGCCCGCGTCCTGGCCGCGTGCGGCGCCACCGTGACCCGTGAGTACTACTTCAACGACCATGGCGCCCAGATCGACCGCTTCGCCGAGTCCCTACTGGCCTGCGCCAGGGGGCAGGAGATTCCCGAGGATGGCTACGGTGGCTCCTATGTCGGCGAGATCGCCGCCCAGGTGGTGCGCGCCGAGGTGGCTGAGGGACGTCCTGACCCTGCGACCCTGCCTGACGGGGAGGCGGCCGAGGTGTTCCGCTCCCGCGGCGTGGCGCTGATGTTTGAGTCTATCAAGGCCGAGCTCCACGCCTTCCGCAGCGATTTCGACGTCTTCTTCCACGAGGACTCTCTCCACACCTCAGGTGCAGTGGATCGTGCCATCGGTCGGCTGCGTGAGCGCGGCGTCATTGAGGACCGTGACGGCGCCACCTGGCTGCGCACCACCGACTTCGGCGACGACAAGGACCGGGTGCTCATCAAGTCCAACGGCCAGCCCGCCTACTTTGCCGCGGACGTGGCCTACTACCTGGACAAGCGTGCACGTGGGGCCGACTGCTGCATCTTCCTCCTCGGCGCGGACCACCACGGCTACGTCGGGCGCATGATGGCCATGTGCGCTGCCTACGGGGACGAGGCAGGCACCAACATGCAGATCCTCATCGGCCAGATGGTCAACCTGGTCAGGAACGGCCAGCCGGTGCGCATGTCCAAGCGGGCGGGCACTATCGTCACCCTGGAGGACCTGGTCGAGGCCGTGGGTGTGGACGCCGCTCGCTATGCGCTGGCCCGGTCCTCCATGGACTCCATGATCGACATCGACCTGGACCTGCTGGCCTCCTCCTCCTCAGACAACCCGGTCTACTACGTCCAGTACGCCCACGCCCGGACCCGCAGCGTGGCTCGCAACGCCGCCGAGCACGGGGTGAGCCGGGAGGCGGGCTTCGACCCGGCCGCGCTGGGCACCCGGGCTGACGCCGACCTGCTGGGTGTCCTGGCCCAGTACCCGGCCACCGTGGTCCAGGCGGCCTCCCTGCGCGAGCAGCACCGGGTGGCCCGGTACCTGGAGTCCCTGGCGGCTGCCTACCACGCCTGGTACGGGGCCACGCGCGTGACCCCTCGCGGGCAGGACCCGGTGGACTCCGGGCACGTCGCCCGCCTGTGGCTCAACGACGCCGTCACCCAGGTGCTGGCTAACGGGCTGGAGCTGTTGGGGGTCAGTGCCCCGGAGCGCATGTAG
- a CDS encoding Nramp family divalent metal transporter, translating to MSSNPGTAPPSATPPPLDGASAPTRTRPEHGATTGAPLDDPVAQIAARHAASHPRPPRHRLLALLGPAFVAAVAYVDPGNVAANITAGARYGYLLVWVLVAANAMAVLIQYQSAKLGIVTGRSLPQVLGERLGRPARLAYWAQAELVAAATDLAEVIGGAIALNLLLGLPLLTGGLIVGVASMALLALQERRSQRTFEGVVVTLLIVVTIGFLGGLVVAPPDWGGTLAGLVPRLEGTGSLLVAASMLGATVMPHAIYLHSSLVRDHNHELSAAGEASQAVGATSTSGAPQEHPGPGKTVYAACTAPTATTGPGSTSRLLHATRVDVVWALIVAGAVNIALLLLAASALAGARGTDTIEGAHAAITASLGPAVGTVFAIGLLASGLASTSVGAYAGSEIMAGLLHTRVPLLLRRGVTLVPALVIIAVGAEPTWALVLSQVVLSFGIPLAVVPLMRLTGSARVMGQWRDSAPLRWSARAAAALIVALNLALVSLTLSGQA from the coding sequence ATGAGCAGCAACCCTGGTACCGCCCCGCCTTCTGCCACCCCACCACCCCTCGACGGCGCCAGCGCACCTACCCGCACCCGCCCGGAGCACGGGGCCACGACAGGTGCCCCGCTCGACGACCCCGTTGCGCAGATCGCGGCACGTCACGCTGCCTCCCACCCGCGACCCCCGCGGCACCGGCTGCTGGCCCTCCTGGGGCCTGCCTTCGTCGCGGCCGTGGCGTACGTGGACCCTGGAAACGTCGCGGCAAACATCACCGCCGGAGCCCGTTACGGCTACCTCCTGGTGTGGGTGCTCGTGGCTGCCAACGCCATGGCTGTGCTCATCCAGTACCAGTCCGCCAAGCTGGGGATCGTCACCGGACGCTCACTGCCCCAGGTCCTGGGAGAGCGCCTGGGCCGCCCCGCACGCCTGGCCTACTGGGCACAGGCCGAGCTGGTCGCCGCCGCTACCGACCTGGCCGAGGTCATCGGGGGCGCCATCGCCTTGAACCTGCTGCTCGGGCTCCCCCTGCTGACCGGTGGACTCATCGTAGGAGTAGCCTCAATGGCGCTGCTCGCCCTCCAGGAGCGGCGCAGCCAGCGGACCTTCGAGGGTGTCGTCGTGACGCTGCTGATCGTGGTGACCATCGGGTTCCTCGGCGGCCTCGTCGTGGCTCCCCCCGACTGGGGCGGCACCCTCGCCGGTCTTGTGCCCCGCCTGGAGGGGACCGGCAGCCTCCTGGTAGCAGCCTCCATGCTGGGGGCCACCGTCATGCCTCACGCCATATACCTGCACTCCTCCCTGGTGCGTGACCACAACCATGAGCTGTCGGCAGCCGGAGAGGCGTCGCAGGCCGTCGGCGCCACGAGCACGTCGGGGGCGCCGCAGGAGCACCCAGGCCCCGGCAAGACCGTGTATGCCGCGTGTACTGCGCCAACCGCGACCACGGGCCCCGGGAGCACCTCACGTCTCCTTCACGCTACCCGGGTGGACGTGGTCTGGGCCCTGATCGTGGCCGGCGCCGTCAACATCGCGCTGCTGCTCCTGGCTGCCTCCGCACTGGCCGGTGCGCGAGGCACAGACACTATCGAGGGGGCGCACGCAGCCATCACCGCAAGCCTAGGACCCGCGGTCGGGACGGTCTTCGCCATCGGACTGCTGGCCTCGGGGCTGGCCTCGACCTCGGTAGGGGCCTACGCGGGCTCAGAGATCATGGCGGGGCTGCTGCACACACGAGTCCCCCTGCTGCTGCGCCGAGGAGTCACGCTTGTCCCCGCCCTGGTCATCATCGCAGTCGGTGCCGAGCCGACCTGGGCGCTGGTGCTCAGCCAGGTGGTGCTCTCCTTCGGGATTCCCCTGGCCGTGGTCCCGCTCATGCGGCTGACCGGCTCGGCACGGGTCATGGGCCAGTGGCGTGACAGCGCGCCACTGCGCTGGTCGGCCAGGGCCGCAGCGGCGCTTATCGTCGCGCTCAACCTGGCCCTGGTCTCCCTGACGCTCTCCGGGCAGGCCTGA
- a CDS encoding glycerophosphodiester phosphodiesterase — translation MATKRAVSGRPRVIPHRGGSREVPENTWSAVEHVRRLGLEWMETDLRLSADGVPVLCHDADLQRLAADPRQVREVMWAELADLDAGDARGLVCLPDLLAAHPDLRLNMDLKESDVVQPALQAVRDADALDRVRFASFSARRLAVLRRQEPRATTSLGRVDVVGLMLLSEASVPLPHTRWGWTRGRVDAVQVPLTYRGVTVVTPRLVAAAHRMGLEVHVWTVDLPEQMRRLARLNVDAIMTDVPTLAQEVLAEKSRWR, via the coding sequence ATGGCTACCAAGAGGGCTGTGAGCGGCCGCCCGCGAGTGATCCCCCACCGTGGTGGTAGCCGGGAGGTCCCGGAGAACACCTGGAGCGCGGTGGAGCACGTGAGGAGGCTGGGGCTGGAATGGATGGAGACGGACCTGCGTCTGAGCGCGGACGGCGTGCCTGTTCTTTGTCATGACGCGGATCTGCAGCGCCTGGCTGCCGACCCTCGCCAGGTCCGGGAGGTGATGTGGGCAGAGCTTGCCGACCTGGATGCCGGTGACGCTCGCGGGCTTGTCTGCCTGCCTGATCTCCTGGCTGCGCACCCGGACCTGCGTCTCAACATGGACCTCAAGGAGTCCGACGTCGTCCAGCCCGCTCTGCAGGCCGTGCGCGACGCCGACGCTCTGGACCGTGTCCGCTTCGCCTCCTTCTCCGCGCGGCGCCTGGCGGTGCTGCGACGTCAGGAGCCCAGGGCCACCACCTCGCTGGGAAGGGTCGACGTCGTCGGTCTCATGCTGCTGAGTGAGGCCTCGGTGCCGCTGCCGCACACCCGGTGGGGCTGGACCCGTGGTCGGGTGGACGCGGTCCAGGTACCTCTGACCTATCGGGGAGTGACTGTGGTGACTCCCCGCCTCGTTGCCGCAGCGCACAGGATGGGGCTGGAGGTGCATGTGTGGACCGTAGACCTCCCGGAGCAGATGCGTCGTCTGGCCAGGCTCAATGTGGACGCGATCATGACCGACGTGCCCACTTTGGCCCAGGAGGTCCTGGCCGAGAAGAGCAGGTGGAGGTGA